A window of the Vibrio ostreae genome harbors these coding sequences:
- the nlpI gene encoding lipoprotein NlpI produces MKWFRTATISAALLLLAGCASQSSSQTTQWVYPPMAIPLQPSVQQEVQIARLTQLLQRPDLSDEVRAKMLFERGNYYDSVGLRDLARLDFTQSLSLNPAQPDIFNLLGVYYTEAGEFDAAYESFDSTLELDPGNYYAERNRAIALYYGDRPELALEEIAKHYQQDPNDPFRALWMYIIESDLDPEHAYDELMTRYQQHDEQWGWVLAGLMLGDVSEERAFKAVLSATRDNTLLAQHLTEAYFYLGKRYQMQGELAQAISLYKLAISFNVYEYVEHRYAFIELGRIYQQLREARQEQAQPQS; encoded by the coding sequence GTGAAATGGTTTCGAACCGCAACGATCAGTGCCGCACTGCTGCTCTTGGCAGGCTGTGCTTCTCAGTCTTCGTCACAGACCACGCAATGGGTGTATCCGCCGATGGCGATTCCTTTGCAGCCGAGTGTCCAGCAGGAAGTGCAGATTGCCCGTTTAACTCAACTGCTGCAGCGACCGGATCTCAGTGATGAGGTGCGGGCTAAAATGTTGTTTGAGCGTGGGAATTATTATGACAGTGTTGGTCTGAGAGATTTAGCGCGTCTCGACTTTACTCAGTCTCTGTCACTCAACCCTGCTCAGCCGGATATCTTTAACCTGCTGGGCGTGTATTACACCGAAGCGGGCGAGTTTGATGCGGCGTACGAGTCGTTTGATTCTACTCTGGAGCTGGATCCCGGCAATTATTACGCCGAGCGTAATCGTGCGATTGCGCTCTACTACGGTGATCGTCCTGAGTTAGCACTGGAAGAAATTGCCAAGCACTATCAGCAGGATCCCAATGATCCGTTTCGTGCCTTATGGATGTACATCATCGAGAGTGATCTCGATCCTGAGCATGCTTATGATGAGCTGATGACCCGTTATCAGCAGCACGATGAACAGTGGGGTTGGGTACTGGCCGGTCTGATGCTGGGTGATGTGTCAGAAGAGCGGGCGTTTAAAGCTGTGCTGAGTGCTACTCGTGACAACACCCTGCTGGCACAGCATCTGACTGAAGCTTATTTTTACCTCGGCAAGCGTTACCAGATGCAAGGGGAACTGGCTCAGGCGATTTCACTGTATAAGCTGGCGATTTCATTCAATGTCTATGAGTACGTTGAACATCGCTATGCTTTCATCGAGCTGGGGCGCATCTATCAGCAATTACGTGAAGCTCGTCAGGAGCAGGCACAGCCGCAATCCTAG
- a CDS encoding MarR family winged helix-turn-helix transcriptional regulator, with product MSLDVNLEKLERFSAKVWRQYSKEDPIAQLSFNEYDYLKVLQGGSEPMRLTDLATQMEVTKPSASAMIKRLERKGLVCRQRCSEDARAHRFSLTDAALLSLQSEAKVYQRLATQISRHLSDEEAVFLDVLLSKALR from the coding sequence ATGAGTTTAGATGTCAATCTGGAGAAGCTGGAACGTTTTTCCGCCAAGGTATGGCGGCAGTACAGCAAAGAAGATCCGATAGCTCAGCTGAGCTTTAATGAGTACGACTATTTAAAAGTATTGCAGGGCGGAAGCGAGCCGATGCGACTGACCGACCTGGCAACCCAGATGGAAGTGACTAAGCCTTCGGCTTCGGCCATGATAAAGCGCCTGGAGCGCAAAGGTCTGGTTTGTCGCCAGCGCTGCAGTGAAGATGCCCGCGCGCACCGTTTTAGCCTGACTGATGCTGCGTTGCTGTCCTTGCAATCGGAAGCCAAGGTGTATCAGCGTCTGGCAACTCAGATCTCCCGTCACCTCAGTGATGAAGAAGCGGTGTTTTTGGACGTTTTACTGAGCAAGGCGCTACGGTAA
- a CDS encoding MATE family efflux transporter: MSVLRQFLRFTVPTVAAMLVNGLYQVVDGIFIGHYIGAAGLAAINVAWPVIGTTLGIGMMVGVGCGALASIRQGEGDIEQARRILATGLMSLIVLAPCVAAVLWWLAEDFLRWQGVEGQVLQLGLQYLQVLMLSCVFSLGSIAMPFLLRNDDSPNLATLLMMLGALINIVLDYVLIAVAGWELTGAAIATAVAQMVVSVLGMSYFFSRRANMRLTRACLRFDWQYVPKMLHIGASSLFMYAYGAIMVAIHNSVIMHYGDAVLVGAYAMLGYIIVVYYFTAEGIASGMQPLASFYYGAGQNDNLRRLLKLAMSVAVLGGMVFVLLLNLFSEQVISIFNSNDARLLQGASFALTLHLSALYLDGFLVVCAAFYQATNQGNRAMFVTIGNIVLQLPFLFVLPKLWGMTGVWLAFPLSNLALSLVVAVMLWRSLRRMNLLSV, translated from the coding sequence ATGTCTGTATTGCGTCAGTTTTTACGTTTTACCGTGCCGACAGTCGCGGCAATGCTGGTCAACGGCCTTTATCAGGTGGTGGATGGGATTTTTATCGGTCACTACATCGGTGCTGCTGGCCTGGCAGCAATTAATGTCGCCTGGCCGGTGATTGGTACCACACTCGGCATTGGTATGATGGTGGGCGTCGGATGCGGCGCTCTGGCTTCGATCCGGCAGGGGGAAGGGGATATCGAGCAGGCCAGGCGCATTCTGGCCACCGGCCTGATGAGCTTGATTGTTCTGGCACCTTGTGTCGCGGCGGTTTTGTGGTGGCTGGCTGAAGACTTCTTGCGCTGGCAGGGTGTCGAGGGGCAGGTACTGCAGCTTGGCTTACAGTACTTGCAGGTGCTGATGTTAAGTTGCGTGTTCAGCCTGGGCTCAATTGCGATGCCGTTTTTACTGCGCAATGACGACAGCCCGAATCTGGCCACCTTACTGATGATGCTAGGGGCGCTGATCAATATCGTACTCGATTATGTGCTGATTGCCGTGGCTGGCTGGGAGCTGACCGGCGCGGCGATAGCCACAGCTGTCGCTCAGATGGTGGTCAGTGTACTCGGCATGAGCTACTTTTTCAGCCGCAGAGCCAATATGCGTCTGACCCGTGCCTGCCTGCGATTTGACTGGCAATATGTACCCAAGATGCTGCACATTGGCGCGTCGAGCCTGTTTATGTATGCTTATGGCGCTATCATGGTGGCGATTCATAACAGTGTGATTATGCACTACGGAGATGCGGTACTGGTCGGGGCTTATGCCATGCTCGGCTATATCATAGTGGTGTATTACTTCACGGCCGAAGGCATTGCCAGCGGCATGCAGCCTCTGGCCAGTTTTTATTATGGGGCCGGACAAAATGACAACCTGCGCCGGCTGTTAAAACTGGCGATGAGTGTCGCGGTGCTAGGTGGCATGGTGTTTGTTTTACTGCTCAATCTGTTTAGCGAACAGGTCATCAGTATCTTTAACTCTAATGACGCCCGCTTGCTGCAGGGGGCCTCTTTCGCGCTGACGCTGCATCTGTCCGCTCTGTACCTGGATGGCTTTCTGGTGGTGTGCGCGGCGTTTTACCAGGCCACGAATCAGGGTAACCGAGCCATGTTTGTCACCATAGGCAATATCGTGCTGCAACTGCCGTTTCTGTTTGTGTTGCCTAAATTATGGGGCATGACCGGTGTCTGGCTGGCCTTTCCGCTCTCCAATCTGGCGCTTAGCCTGGTGGTTGCCGTGATGCTGTGGCGTAGCCTGCGGCGCATGAATCTGCTGTCGGTGTAA